The segment AATGGCTACAGCACTGGTGTCAGGACGCGCGATGGCATTGGAAAGTACTATTTCGGCCGGGAGATTGCGCATTTCATGTCGCACGTGGGGGCGCCTTGGCTCGAACGGCCCGAACGTGATCAGCAGGAACGCCCCGACCTGGTCATGGAGTCGCTGGATTTGAAGCCGGGTGATCGTGTCGCCGATCTGGGCTGCGGCACGGGCTATTTCAGCTCGCGTCTGGCAAGGGCGGTCGGCCCGACGGGCGTCGTCTATGGTGTCGAGATTCAGCCGGAGATGCTGAAGCTGCTCGCATCCAGCATGGCGGAGCAGAAGATCACGAGCGTTGTTCCCGTGCTTGGTGCGGTCGATGACCCGCTGCTGCCGGAACCCGTGGATCTGGTGCTCATGGTCGATGTCTATCACGAGATGAGCCACCCGGCGGAGCTGATGGCGGCGGTCTGCCGGAGTTTGAAGCCGCGCGGCCGCGTCGTGTTTGTGGAATATCGCGCGGAGGATCCGGATGTGCCGATAAGGCCGCTGCACAAGATGACGGAGGCGCAGATCAGGCGGGAAATGGCGGTCCAGCCCCTTGATTTCACAAGGACGGTGGAAACGCTGCCCCGGCAGCATCTGGTGATTTTCAGGAAGCGGGCGGAGCGATAGCACCGGCGTAAAGTCATTCGGGAATGTGCCGATAGACAGGGTGCCTTTCCATGCCTGTCGAGCCCCTTTCAGATGCCCGTTTGACGGCTGCAGCAGCGAAGCTGCCGGCTGCGCCCCGCATTTTCCAGCAGTTGAGCAACGCCATCAAGGATCCGGATGTGAGCGTTGAGGCGATGGTCACGGTTGTTCGCCTTGATCCGGTCCTGAGCGCCCGCGTAATCCGCGCAAGCAACAGCCCGCTCTTTTCGCGCGGGGGCAACATTGTCAGTCTCGATGGCGCGATCGAGCGCATTGGCATCTATGAGGTGTATCAGCTGGTGGGAGCCGCGATGGCGTCCCAGCTCTACTCGGGCGGCCTGCCGGTCTACGGAGTTTCCGGCGACCAGTTGTGGGAGAACTCGGTGACAACGGCGGTTGCCCTTGACCATCTTGCCGAGACGGCCGGTGAGGATGGACGCGTCGGCTACACCCTGGGGCTGCTGCGTCCCGTCGGGCGGCTTTTGCTTCAGCGGATTGCATCCGAAAAGACCTGCGCCCCGCTGATTGGACGCCACGGCACCTGGGAGCGGATCGAGGCCTGGGAGGTTGAGGCCTTGGGAGCGACCAGCACGGAGGCGATCAACCGCGTGTTTCAACTTTGGGACTACCCGATGACCCTGACCGATCCCATCCGGTACCAGTTCCGCCCGTCTGCCGATCCGATGAACGGTCGCATGACCGCGCTGCTTCATTGTGCATCGTGGATTGCCAACGGACTTGGAAAGGGGCTGGTGATCGAGCAGGATGCCTGGGAGATGAACGACTCCCTTCTGGGGCAGGCTGCGATTGACGCCGCTGCGGTGGAGAAATGCACCGCGCGGGCCCGTCGCATCGCCGAACGCCTGAATGGACTTTTGCGCGCCGCCTGATTCAGGCGCGTTTCAACCCCCGGGGTGGAAGGATCCGGACTTCCCCCGGGGAGCAATTTCCCGGACGCGCGCAGCGGAACCCCTGCCG is part of the Opitutaceae bacterium genome and harbors:
- a CDS encoding class I SAM-dependent methyltransferase codes for the protein MVAAIGLLGICVSASRAEANRPAANGYSTGVRTRDGIGKYYFGREIAHFMSHVGAPWLERPERDQQERPDLVMESLDLKPGDRVADLGCGTGYFSSRLARAVGPTGVVYGVEIQPEMLKLLASSMAEQKITSVVPVLGAVDDPLLPEPVDLVLMVDVYHEMSHPAELMAAVCRSLKPRGRVVFVEYRAEDPDVPIRPLHKMTEAQIRREMAVQPLDFTRTVETLPRQHLVIFRKRAER
- a CDS encoding HDOD domain-containing protein codes for the protein MPVEPLSDARLTAAAAKLPAAPRIFQQLSNAIKDPDVSVEAMVTVVRLDPVLSARVIRASNSPLFSRGGNIVSLDGAIERIGIYEVYQLVGAAMASQLYSGGLPVYGVSGDQLWENSVTTAVALDHLAETAGEDGRVGYTLGLLRPVGRLLLQRIASEKTCAPLIGRHGTWERIEAWEVEALGATSTEAINRVFQLWDYPMTLTDPIRYQFRPSADPMNGRMTALLHCASWIANGLGKGLVIEQDAWEMNDSLLGQAAIDAAAVEKCTARARRIAERLNGLLRAA